The Vulpes vulpes isolate BD-2025 chromosome 8, VulVul3, whole genome shotgun sequence genome has a window encoding:
- the LOC140600053 gene encoding uncharacterized protein, which yields MACFIADEDEAYFILGAVMLISHYKEDENYQLNYPADQVPSDSLHHGTSFTHRTLSLDPKRAHLSAVFNVSSHRESKNLCSPSNTSFFGRRHSLFAKLQKSNIFPDHQQGRANFDFQEKRNSSDSKSSSNHLGLRSQRLFSAPKLSIISCYDIAGFFDLQSSGHNIFNPDEIVSKNSSISGAEKYLSSRSPGYNITHFISLGAKANPSTFPNTIGGNTCQHSTATILSLPAIISYSCQQNETATNIEERGQLRKVSLHPGSQSHRTDHSLPVIQQHPSQRVTSPVLCNVGFFSLYKNATCFIPPQNDVASDSFEDENIAISSQDEDRSSSIAIPKIRSPQTFPSLRRVAQIRNFSTRHTVEVMAQPS from the exons ATGGCATGCTTTATTGCCGATGAAGATGAAGCTTACTTCATTCTGGGGGCAGTGATGTTGATCAg CCACTACAAAGAGGATGAGAACTACCAACTAAATTATCCTGCAGATCAAGTTCCTTCAGACTCCCTGCACCATGGAACCTCTTTTACTCATCGAACTCTATCTCTTGATCCTAAAAGAGCTCATCTATCTGCAGTATTTAATGTCAGTTCACatagagaaagtaaaaatttatgTTCTCCATCAAATACATCTTTCTTTGGAAGAAGACATTCTTTATTTGCCAAATTACAGAAAAGCAATATTTTCCCTGACCATCAACAAGGTAGAGCTAACTTTgactttcaagaaaaaagaaactccagTGATTCGAAATCGTCCTCAAACCATCTTGGCCTTAGATCCCAAAGACTTTTCTCTGCCCCTAAACTAAGTATAATCTCCTGTTATGATATTGCTGGTTTTTTTGATCTTCAATCAAGTGGGCATAACATCTTTAATCCAGATGAAATAGTTTCTAAAAACTCAAGTATTAGTGGTGCTGAAAAATACCTAAGCTCTCGTTCTCCTGGATATAATATTACACATTTTATAAGTTTGGGAGCAAAAGCTAATCCTTCAACCTTTCCGAACACCATTGGTGGAAACACCTGTCAACACAGCACAGCAACCATCCTTTCTCTTCCAGCTATTATTTCCTATTCCTGTCAACAAAATGAAACTGCCACCAACATTGAAGAAAGAGGCCAATTAAGGAAAGTTTCCCTTCATCCTGGTTCTCAAAGTCACCGTACAGATCATTCTCTACCTGTGATTCAGCAGCATCCCTCTCAAAGAGTAACTTCCCCTGTTTTGTGtaatgttggatttttttcactttataaaaatgCTACTTGCTTTATTCCACCTCAGAATGATGTTGCTTCAGATTCCTTTGAAGATGAAAACATTGCTATTTCATCTCAAGATGAAGACAGATCTTCATCTATTGCAATTCCTAAAATAAGGTCACCTCAGACTTTCCCCTCTCTTAGAAGGGTAGCTCAAATCAGAAATTTTTCCACCAGACACACTGTAGAAGTCATGGCTCAGCCCTCCTAG